Proteins encoded within one genomic window of Setaria italica strain Yugu1 chromosome IV, Setaria_italica_v2.0, whole genome shotgun sequence:
- the LOC101754189 gene encoding U-box domain-containing protein 70: MEADERAEAARRAKEAGNDAYRKSFLETAVEHYTRGALLDPGDISFLTNRAAAYLKLCKYKECVRDCDDAAERGRELGADNRLIAKALSRKASALLELADCAGDYAPAIRALQQSLAEHYSEETLEKLNEAESVRKEVEEQERLDQEAADQHREEGNESFKQKKYHEAAMHYTRAMKMNPKDPRAFSNRAQCHIYLGDFPHGLEDAEKCVELDPTFLKGYLRKAKAQFLMESYENALATYLEGLKCDPNNLEVLDGLRRCATGIKRANGGDVELQDLKEMLGNFQSENDLHKFQKAMEQAAIFKKEASDERLMRIEAERMARTMEEYLSGLQQEMEQLKKQHGEVMEKLQKANEHLQGQLSEYRGQYERLLSEHDHLLHERDHAVREVQELRQKRGQMLSVLVTSMHCEFSSSELECATENFSSSLKIGEGGFGCVYRGILRNMTVAIKVLKHDNLQGQSQFEQEVAILSRVRHPYLVTLLGACSESSTLVYEFLPNGSLEDFLVCAEKRRTLPWQTRIRIIAEICSALTFLHKNKPHPVVHGDLKPANILLDVNLVSKLSDFGISRHLLQSSTNNTTMYRTMHPMGTLQYMDPEFFATGELTCQSDVYSFGIVVLRLLTGKPPDGIKKIVENAMLKGDLNSVVDTSAGEWPDVYAQQLAHLALSCTEPSRKCRPDLSVVVWGVVEAMRDASTIPSASSSRSVSDENGVPSYFICPIFQDVMNDPHIAADGFTYEAEAIRSWLEGHDTSPMTNMRLEHEELIPNRALRSAIQEWLQQQNMTL, encoded by the exons ATGGAGGCGgacgagcgggcggaggcggcgcggcgcgccaaGGAGGCCGGCAACGACGCCTACCGCAAGTCGTTCCTCGAGACGGCCGTCGAGCACTACACCCGCGGCGCGCTCCTCGACCCCGGCGACATCTCCTTCCTCACCAACCGCGCTGCGGCCTACCTCAAGCTGTGCAAG TACAAGGAGTGCGTGAGGGACTGCGACGACGCGGCGGAGCGCGGGAGGGAGCTCGGCGCGGACAACAGGCTGATCGCGAAGGCGCTGTCGCGGAAGGCGTCGGCGCTGCTGGAGCTCGCGGACTGCGCCGGGGACTATGCGCCGGCGATCAGGGCCCTGCAGCAGTCGCTGGCCGAGCACTACAGCGAGGAGACGCTCGAGAAGCTCAACGAGGCCGAGAGCGTGAGGAAGGAGGTTGAGGAGCAGGAGCGACTGGATCAGGAGGCCGCCGACCAACACCGCGAGGAAG GCAATGAATCTTTTAAGCAGAAGAAATACCATGAAGCAGCAATGCACTACACTCGAGCtatgaaaatgaacccaaaggATCCAAGA GCGTTTAGCAACAGAGCTCAATGCCACATCTATCTTGGAGATTTCCCCCATGGTCTTGAGGATGCGGAGAAATGTGTTGAACTGGATCCAACTTTTCTAAAAGGATACCTGCGTAAAGCTAAAGCTCAGTTCCTGATGGAAAGTTACGAAAATGCTCTGGCAACTTATCTAGAGGGTTTGAAGTGTGACCCAAATAATCTGGAAGTTCTTGATGGTTTAAGAAG ATGTGCAACAGGCATTAAGAGGGCTAATGGTGGTGACGTTGAGCTTCAGGACTTAAAAGAGATGCTG GGAAATTTCCAATCAGAAAATGATTTGCATAAATTTCAAAAAGCAATGGAACAAGCTGCAATATTCAAGAAGGAAGCTTCTGACGAGCGTCTGATGCGTATTGAAGCTGAACGAATG GCTAGAACAATGGAGGAATATCTTTCAGGGTTACAGCAAGAGATGGAACAACTTAAAAAACAACATGGTGAGGTTATGGAGAAACTTCAGAAGGCCAATGAGCATCTACAAGGTCAGCTCTCTGAATACAGAGGACAATATGAACGGCTTCTATCAGAGCATGATCACTTGCTACACGAGAGGGATCATGCTGTCCGTGAAGTTCAAGAGTTACGCCAGAAAAGAGGCCAGATGCTTTCAGTATTGGTTACATCAATGCACTGTGAGTTTTCGTCATCTGAACTGGAGTGTGCTACTGAAAATTTCAGTAGTTCGCTTAAGATTGGAGAAGGTGGGTTTGGATGTGTGTACAGAGGTATCCTCCGGAACATGACAGTTGCAATAAAGGTTTTGAAACATGATAATTTACAGGGACAATCACAGTTTGAGCAAGAG GTTGCTATCCTGAGTAGAGTGAGGCACCCTTACCTTGTAACTCTGTTAGGAGCCTGCTCAGAGTCATCTACACTTGTATATGAGTTCTTACCAAATGGAAGCCTTGAAGATTTTCTTGTGTGTGCAGAAAAAAGGCGCACTCTACCCTGGCAAACTCGCATCCGAATTATTGCTGAGATTTGTTCAGCATTGACCTTTCTGCACAAGAATAAACCACACCCAGTTGTTCATGGAGATCTGAAGCCTGCTAACATCCTTCTCGATGTTAATTTAGTCAGTAAGCTTAGTGACTTTGGTATCTCTCGCCACCTGCTCCAGTCCAGCACCAACAACACTACCATGTATCGCACCATGCATCCTATGGGAACCCTTCAGTACATGGACCCAGAATTTTTTGCCACCGGAGAGCTGACATGCCAGTCCGATGTTTATTCTTTTGGGATTGTGGTCTTGCGCCTTTTGACAGGAAAGCCTCCTGATGGTATAAAGAAGATTGTGGAGAATGCCATGTTGAAAGGCGACCTGAACTCAGTAGTTGATACCTCAGCAGGAGAGTGGCCTGATGTGTACGCCCAGCAGTTGGCGCACCTTGCTCTCAGTTGCACAGAGCCGAGCCGCAAGTGCCGTCCTGATCTTTCAGTCGTGGTGTGGGGAGTAGTTGAGGCGATGAGGGATGCTTCAACCATACCTTCTGCCTCATCTTCTAGATCAGTGTCTGATGAAAACGGTGTGCCATCATATTTCATCTGTCCTATATTTCAG GATGTCATGAACGATCCACATATCGCAGCGGACGGATTCACCTACGAAGCCGAGGCCATCAGGAGCTGGCTCGAAGGCCATGACACGTCTCCGATGACCAACATGCGACTTGAACACGAGGAGCTCATTCCCAACCGCGCGCTCCGTTCTGCCATCCAGGAATGGCTCCAGCAGCAGAATATGACCTTGTAG